Proteins from one Ardenticatena maritima genomic window:
- a CDS encoding branched-chain amino acid ABC transporter permease encodes MDRVLQALVSGLLLGGFYGIMVLGFSIIWGVMGVINLAHGEFLMMGAYMAWALFRAFGLDPFASLLIVMPVMFVVGYLLQSVLLNRIIERPHLMALLVTFGISISIANIYKVVYTASPRNVPVAYNGSFDLFGITFPIVKTIVFFVALALMLALHLFLQHTRLGKSIRAAAQNKNAARIVGIEVNRVYAITAGICIALTGAAGAMLSPTQAIFPFMGAPFTLKAFTITALGGLGRIPGALLGGIVLGMTEVFVATFVPGIGTNLGVAVSFVLLVIMLIVRPQGLLSGLRPMEEAE; translated from the coding sequence ATGGATCGCGTGCTTCAGGCGCTTGTAAGCGGGCTCTTACTCGGTGGGTTCTATGGCATCATGGTGCTCGGTTTTTCCATCATTTGGGGCGTCATGGGCGTCATCAATCTGGCGCATGGCGAATTCCTGATGATGGGGGCGTACATGGCATGGGCGCTCTTTCGCGCATTCGGTTTAGACCCCTTCGCCTCGCTGCTCATCGTCATGCCGGTCATGTTCGTTGTCGGCTATCTCTTGCAAAGCGTTTTGCTGAACCGCATTATTGAACGCCCCCACTTGATGGCACTGCTCGTCACTTTCGGTATTTCAATTAGCATTGCTAACATTTACAAGGTGGTTTACACCGCCAGCCCGCGCAATGTTCCGGTTGCCTACAATGGGTCTTTTGACCTCTTCGGCATTACCTTCCCGATTGTAAAGACCATCGTCTTTTTTGTTGCGCTGGCGCTTATGCTCGCCCTGCACCTTTTCTTGCAGCATACCCGCCTGGGAAAATCCATCCGCGCAGCGGCGCAAAATAAAAACGCCGCTCGCATCGTCGGCATCGAAGTCAACCGCGTTTATGCCATCACCGCCGGCATCTGCATTGCCTTGACGGGCGCAGCCGGTGCCATGCTGAGCCCCACCCAGGCGATTTTCCCCTTCATGGGCGCCCCCTTCACGCTCAAAGCCTTCACCATCACCGCGTTAGGAGGCTTGGGACGTATCCCCGGTGCGCTCTTGGGCGGCATCGTCCTCGGCATGACCGAGGTCTTTGTGGCCACCTTCGTGCCAGGCATTGGCACCAATCTAGGCGTTGCGGTCAGTTTCGTTCTGCTTGTGATCATGCTGATTGTGCGCCCCCAAGGCTTGCTGAGCGGCTTGCGTCCCATGGAGGAAGCCGAATGA
- a CDS encoding amino acid ABC transporter substrate-binding protein, producing MRRIVPLLLLLAALLLTACPAPPTEESSTSETASQSEQTASESSSGEMKVIRLGAAVSETGKYAREGKDTRQGYETWRKWVNEEYGGIKVGDERYKVEIIYYDDEGDPDTAARLVEKLITEDKVDFLLGPYSSGLTMSTSAIAEKYNKIMIEGNGASESLFERGFKNLFAVLTPAGNYTQSGLKLLADKGAKTMVLAYEDTAFPTSVAEGAQRWAQEYGIEVLAVETYPKDVADVSGIMSKFKDLNPDIFVGGGHFNDALLFVRSAKELDFVPKAMLITVGPSNPEFVSEMGADAEYILGPTQWERTMSWKGPWFGTAEEYAQRYEKLWGEPPTYQAAESTATALALHVAIENAGSLDTDAVRQALLDLDIMTFYGPINFDETGKNVAKPMGTIQIQDGNIVVVAPEEAAVAELRYPMKPWKER from the coding sequence ATGCGACGGATTGTCCCTCTTTTACTCTTGCTCGCAGCTCTTCTTTTGACCGCCTGCCCCGCCCCGCCGACGGAAGAAAGTAGCACTAGTGAAACAGCCTCCCAAAGCGAGCAAACCGCAAGCGAATCATCCAGCGGGGAGATGAAAGTCATCCGCCTTGGCGCTGCGGTGAGTGAAACCGGCAAATATGCCCGCGAAGGGAAAGATACCCGCCAGGGCTACGAAACGTGGCGCAAGTGGGTCAACGAAGAATATGGCGGCATCAAAGTGGGTGACGAACGCTACAAAGTCGAAATCATCTACTACGACGATGAAGGCGACCCTGATACCGCCGCCCGTCTTGTCGAGAAACTCATCACTGAAGACAAGGTTGACTTCCTGCTGGGGCCCTACTCCTCAGGCTTGACGATGAGCACCAGCGCCATCGCCGAAAAGTACAACAAGATCATGATTGAAGGCAACGGCGCATCGGAATCACTCTTTGAGCGCGGCTTCAAAAACCTCTTTGCTGTGCTCACGCCCGCCGGAAACTATACCCAATCCGGGTTGAAACTCCTCGCCGACAAGGGCGCGAAAACAATGGTGCTCGCGTATGAGGACACTGCTTTCCCAACCAGTGTTGCTGAAGGGGCGCAACGCTGGGCGCAAGAATACGGCATTGAAGTCTTGGCGGTTGAAACGTATCCGAAAGACGTCGCCGACGTGAGCGGCATCATGAGCAAGTTCAAAGACCTTAACCCCGACATCTTCGTAGGCGGTGGGCACTTCAACGATGCCTTGCTCTTCGTCCGCTCCGCCAAAGAACTCGACTTTGTGCCCAAAGCCATGCTCATCACCGTGGGACCCAGCAACCCCGAATTTGTGTCCGAAATGGGCGCTGATGCCGAGTACATCCTGGGGCCGACGCAGTGGGAACGCACGATGTCATGGAAAGGTCCCTGGTTTGGCACAGCGGAAGAATACGCCCAGCGTTATGAGAAGTTGTGGGGTGAACCACCCACTTACCAAGCGGCTGAATCCACTGCTACCGCGTTAGCCCTGCATGTTGCCATCGAAAACGCCGGCTCGCTCGATACCGATGCCGTCCGCCAGGCCCTGCTCGACCTCGACATTATGACCTTCTACGGTCCCATCAACTTTGATGAAACCGGTAAGAACGTCGCCAAACCCATGGGCACCATCCAGATTCAAGACGGCAATATTGTTGTCGTCGCACCCGAAGAAGCCGCGGTTGCCGAACTACGCTACCCAATGAAGCCCTGGAAAGAACGCTAA
- a CDS encoding ABC transporter permease, producing the protein MGYLLLFYFYPLWAIFQTSLFPEGRFIAAGVIALFSRPYIWRVLWFTVWQAALSTGLTLLVGMPVAYVLARYRLPGKALWRALLTVAFVMPTVVVATAFAALLGPSGWLNLILMRLLGVDTPPLVLTGTIWAILLAHVFYNISVVVRLVGGVWGNLDVQLEQAATVLGASPWRVFREITLPLLLPAVGAAALLVFLFCFTSFGIVLILGGARYATLEVEIYRQTISFFNLPLAATLSLLQIACTFVVMVAYTRLQQRASVPLRLRRAAAVERPLRGRRAWLVWVFLAAVLAFEVAPLLLLAVRSLTLGGELTLEFYRALNTNPTRSVFHVKPLVAVRNSVLFALATMTLSLVIGTLSAYFLVPGQRARRSDWLRRLFDPLILLPLGTSAVTLGFGFVIALDEPPLNLRTSPLLIPIAHSLVAFPFVVRTILPVLRGIDPRLREAAAILGASPWRVWREVDVPIVSRALLVGAVFAFAISMGEFGATALVARPEYPTMPVVIYRFLGQPGQRNYGQALAMSTLLMLVTATGFLIIERFRYRDIGEF; encoded by the coding sequence TTGGGATATTTGTTGCTTTTTTATTTTTATCCGCTCTGGGCGATTTTCCAAACCAGCCTGTTTCCCGAAGGACGTTTCATTGCGGCAGGCGTGATAGCGCTCTTTTCGCGCCCGTACATATGGCGCGTTCTCTGGTTCACGGTTTGGCAGGCGGCGCTTTCCACCGGCTTGACCTTGTTGGTGGGGATGCCTGTTGCCTATGTGTTGGCGCGGTATCGTTTGCCGGGCAAAGCGTTATGGCGCGCCCTTTTGACCGTTGCGTTTGTGATGCCGACCGTCGTCGTCGCAACGGCTTTTGCAGCCTTGCTGGGGCCTTCGGGGTGGCTCAACCTCATATTGATGCGCCTTTTAGGGGTGGATACACCACCGCTGGTGCTGACAGGCACCATTTGGGCGATTTTGCTGGCGCATGTCTTCTACAACATTTCTGTTGTTGTGCGCCTTGTAGGGGGCGTTTGGGGGAATTTGGATGTTCAACTCGAACAGGCGGCGACCGTATTGGGTGCATCACCCTGGCGCGTTTTTCGTGAGATTACCTTGCCGCTCTTGCTCCCGGCGGTGGGGGCGGCGGCGTTGCTTGTTTTCCTCTTCTGCTTTACCAGCTTTGGCATTGTGCTGATTCTGGGCGGCGCGCGCTACGCGACGCTCGAAGTCGAAATTTACCGTCAGACAATTAGTTTTTTCAACTTACCTTTGGCCGCGACGTTGTCATTACTTCAAATTGCCTGCACCTTCGTCGTCATGGTGGCTTATACGCGCCTGCAACAACGCGCCAGTGTCCCGCTCCGCTTGCGCCGTGCGGCTGCTGTGGAACGCCCGTTGCGCGGGCGACGGGCGTGGCTCGTCTGGGTGTTTTTGGCGGCGGTGTTAGCGTTCGAGGTAGCGCCCTTGTTGTTGCTGGCGGTGCGCAGTTTGACGCTGGGCGGGGAGTTGACGCTTGAATTTTATCGCGCATTGAATACCAACCCAACACGCTCAGTGTTTCACGTGAAACCTTTGGTGGCGGTGCGCAACTCAGTGCTCTTTGCACTGGCGACCATGACGCTGAGCTTGGTGATTGGAACGCTCAGCGCCTACTTCCTTGTACCGGGGCAACGTGCGCGGCGCAGCGATTGGTTGCGGCGTCTTTTCGACCCGCTCATCCTCTTGCCCTTGGGTACCAGCGCCGTGACGTTGGGCTTTGGCTTTGTGATCGCCCTAGATGAACCGCCGCTCAATTTGCGTACCAGCCCGCTCCTGATTCCCATTGCGCACTCCCTGGTGGCGTTTCCGTTTGTTGTGCGTACGATTTTGCCCGTTTTGCGTGGCATTGACCCCCGCTTGCGTGAAGCCGCCGCCATTTTGGGCGCATCGCCCTGGCGCGTCTGGCGTGAAGTGGATGTGCCTATCGTCAGCCGGGCGTTGCTGGTGGGAGCGGTTTTTGCTTTTGCCATCTCCATGGGTGAATTCGGCGCGACGGCGCTGGTGGCGCGCCCTGAATACCCAACCATGCCTGTGGTCATTTATCGGTTTTTAGGGCAACCCGGCCAACGCAATTATGGTCAGGCATTGGCCATGAGCACCTTGTTGATGTTGGTCACAGCAACCGGTTTTCTCATTATCGAGCGCTTCCGGTATCGTGATATTGGTGAGTTTTGA
- a CDS encoding ABC transporter ATP-binding protein: MPIVDNSLLFVENIYKSFDNQPVLRDITFGAAQGAIVALLGPSGSGKSTLLRCIAGLEHPDRGAIWFAGERIDTVPPHARGFGLMFQQYALFPHRTVAENVAFGLRMQGWPRERIRRRVAEMLALVGLEGYEDRDVLDLSGGEQQRVALARSLAPQPRLLMLDEPLGALDRALRDRLLDEVRGILKHVGVTALYVTHDQQEAFAVSDWLVLLHEGRIVQQGVPEAVYRRPNSPFAAQFFGVENLINVVRYGTRSANMVEVETALGRLLVEWPAEMTMPPLPVRLAIRPEAAHVAEHPETGVNIVRGEVVERSFRGPFFHVRVQHTSGALLVFDITTTGTDIPAVGAPITLRVRPDGMWLVPVQQA; this comes from the coding sequence ATGCCAATTGTGGATAACTCATTGCTGTTTGTGGAAAACATATACAAGTCTTTTGATAACCAACCGGTTTTGCGCGATATAACTTTTGGCGCGGCTCAAGGGGCGATTGTGGCCTTGTTGGGACCGAGTGGGAGCGGAAAAAGCACGTTGCTGCGCTGCATCGCCGGTCTGGAACACCCTGATCGCGGGGCGATTTGGTTTGCCGGTGAGCGTATTGATACGGTACCACCGCATGCACGCGGCTTTGGCTTGATGTTTCAGCAATACGCTCTTTTTCCCCACCGCACCGTGGCTGAAAATGTGGCGTTTGGCTTGCGTATGCAGGGGTGGCCGCGCGAGCGCATTCGCCGTCGCGTGGCGGAAATGCTGGCGTTGGTGGGGTTGGAGGGGTATGAAGACCGCGATGTGCTGGATCTGAGCGGCGGCGAACAACAGCGCGTGGCGCTGGCGCGGAGCCTTGCGCCGCAACCTCGATTGCTCATGCTGGATGAACCGCTTGGCGCGCTCGACCGTGCTTTGCGCGACCGCTTGCTGGATGAGGTGCGCGGCATTTTGAAGCATGTTGGCGTCACGGCGCTCTATGTGACCCACGACCAGCAAGAGGCCTTTGCCGTCAGCGATTGGCTTGTTTTGTTGCATGAGGGCCGCATTGTTCAGCAAGGTGTGCCCGAGGCGGTCTATCGCCGTCCGAATAGCCCTTTTGCGGCGCAATTTTTTGGGGTTGAGAATCTCATCAACGTGGTGCGATATGGCACACGCTCGGCGAATATGGTGGAAGTCGAAACAGCATTGGGGCGCTTGCTGGTGGAGTGGCCTGCTGAGATGACCATGCCGCCGCTACCGGTACGGCTGGCGATTCGCCCCGAAGCTGCGCATGTGGCTGAACATCCGGAGACAGGCGTCAATATCGTTCGCGGCGAGGTTGTGGAACGCTCGTTCCGGGGGCCATTCTTTCATGTGCGTGTGCAACACACCAGCGGCGCTTTGCTCGTGTTCGATATCACCACCACGGGCACGGATATTCCCGCGGTTGGTGCGCCCATCACTTTGCGGGTGCGCCCTGATGGCATGTGGCTGGTGCCGGTTCAGCAAGCGTGA
- a CDS encoding DUF2085 domain-containing protein: MTATPQIPRAQRLALQMQRLVLWVSKHWLLLFNGFFALYLGGAYLTPWLMQAGLETPARILYTLYGFTCHQLPQRSYFFGGEAGAFFASYDLPTLIAHGANPTNELTLRTFIGDPQLGYKAAIAHRLTGMYSGVLTAGLLYALVRHKRRLKPLPVWLLFFFLAPMAIDGTSHLINDLTGWGFRDTNAWAVRLTGGAFPPDFYVGSGVGTLNWLLRTVTGFLFGFGMIAFAYPLLEWGFEDMRREAETALARNLARLHAAAAPTQQEP, from the coding sequence ATGACGGCGACACCACAGATTCCACGCGCGCAACGGCTCGCTTTGCAGATGCAGCGGTTGGTGCTGTGGGTTTCAAAGCATTGGCTCTTGCTCTTCAACGGCTTTTTTGCGCTCTATCTGGGCGGCGCGTATCTGACGCCCTGGCTCATGCAAGCCGGCTTGGAGACGCCGGCACGCATTTTGTACACGCTATACGGCTTCACATGCCACCAACTGCCCCAGCGCAGTTACTTTTTCGGTGGGGAAGCGGGTGCTTTTTTCGCAAGTTATGATTTGCCAACACTGATAGCGCATGGCGCCAACCCGACGAATGAATTGACGTTGCGCACATTCATCGGCGACCCACAATTGGGGTACAAAGCGGCTATCGCCCACCGTTTGACGGGCATGTACAGCGGCGTGCTGACAGCGGGGCTGCTCTACGCATTGGTGCGCCATAAGCGCCGATTGAAGCCTCTACCGGTGTGGCTGCTCTTCTTCTTCCTGGCGCCGATGGCGATAGACGGCACGTCGCACCTCATCAACGACCTCACCGGCTGGGGGTTTCGTGATACGAATGCGTGGGCGGTCAGGCTTACGGGGGGCGCGTTTCCGCCGGACTTCTACGTTGGCAGTGGGGTTGGCACGCTGAACTGGCTGTTGCGCACAGTGACGGGTTTTCTCTTTGGCTTCGGCATGATTGCGTTTGCCTATCCACTTCTGGAATGGGGGTTTGAGGATATGCGCCGCGAAGCCGAAACGGCGCTTGCGCGCAATTTGGCGCGCCTGCATGCAGCGGCGGCACCCACACAACAAGAACCGTAA
- a CDS encoding DUF2085 domain-containing protein has translation MQQKPVDTPSSRRFAHLVLMLQTGVYWIARHWLLLFNGFWALFLGGIFLTPLLMVAGFERTANVLYTLYGSTCHQLPDRSYFFGGEMRAFFSTYDLATLIAHGANATNELTLRAFRGDAVLGYKTAVGFRCIAEYSGVLGMGLLYALVRHWKRLPRLPWWGLVLMSLPMAIDGTSHLINDITGWGFRDTNTWAMALTGNMFPPEFYTGTQLWSLNWWLRTLTGLLFGAGVVWFAYPLLNEGMCEIADEAKTALAQTRQRLQANV, from the coding sequence ATGCAACAAAAGCCGGTTGATACACCATCATCACGACGCTTTGCCCACCTGGTGCTGATGCTGCAAACAGGGGTATATTGGATTGCACGGCATTGGTTGCTGTTGTTCAACGGGTTTTGGGCGCTCTTTCTGGGGGGCATTTTCCTCACGCCGCTGTTGATGGTGGCGGGGTTTGAACGCACAGCCAACGTGCTCTACACGCTCTACGGTTCCACCTGCCACCAACTGCCCGACCGATCCTACTTCTTCGGCGGCGAGATGCGCGCCTTTTTCAGCACCTACGACCTCGCAACGCTCATCGCGCATGGCGCCAACGCCACAAACGAATTGACCTTGCGGGCGTTTCGCGGTGATGCGGTGCTGGGATACAAAACGGCGGTGGGATTTCGCTGTATCGCCGAGTATAGCGGCGTGCTTGGGATGGGGCTTCTGTACGCGCTGGTGCGGCACTGGAAACGCCTTCCCCGGCTTCCCTGGTGGGGGCTTGTCTTGATGAGCCTGCCCATGGCGATAGACGGCACGTCGCACCTCATCAACGACATAACAGGCTGGGGGTTTCGCGATACGAACACGTGGGCGATGGCGCTGACCGGCAACATGTTTCCGCCGGAGTTTTACACGGGCACGCAACTCTGGTCGCTCAACTGGTGGCTTCGTACCTTGACGGGGCTTTTGTTCGGGGCTGGCGTGGTCTGGTTCGCCTACCCACTTTTGAACGAGGGCATGTGCGAGATTGCGGATGAAGCCAAAACGGCGTTAGCGCAAACCCGGCAACGCCTACAGGCCAACGTGTAA
- a CDS encoding prolipoprotein diacylglyceryl transferase, whose protein sequence is MLPVLNVGSVALQTRGLVLLAAFWFGLYATDRAARRLNLDPDDFWNAGFMALLAGIFSARTAYAIRFWDVYAHSPRLLVSPNIRDMDWRVGALVGALVFVVWLIRMRVPLRRAADALVVGGAVAWALAGLSAFLSGDAFGTPTRLPWGVVLWGVKRHPVQLYESVAGVAIAAILWAWLPRRRFDGWLALVGVALLAGARMLIETFRATQTVLPGGFRAVQFAAWLILLAALALLAMLDRPESHQSSNSGK, encoded by the coding sequence ATGTTGCCAGTGTTGAATGTCGGCTCCGTTGCGCTGCAAACGCGCGGATTGGTGCTCCTGGCGGCATTTTGGTTTGGGCTGTACGCCACCGACCGCGCCGCCCGCCGCCTCAACCTTGATCCTGATGACTTTTGGAACGCGGGGTTTATGGCGTTGCTGGCGGGCATTTTCAGCGCGCGCACTGCTTACGCGATCCGCTTTTGGGACGTGTATGCGCACTCGCCACGCCTGCTGGTTTCGCCCAACATTCGTGATATGGATTGGCGCGTGGGCGCACTGGTCGGGGCGCTCGTTTTTGTTGTCTGGCTGATACGCATGCGTGTGCCGCTTCGACGCGCCGCCGACGCTCTTGTGGTGGGTGGTGCAGTGGCATGGGCGCTGGCGGGATTGAGCGCCTTTCTGAGCGGCGACGCTTTCGGGACGCCCACCCGTCTGCCGTGGGGCGTGGTGTTGTGGGGGGTGAAACGCCACCCGGTGCAACTCTACGAAAGCGTGGCGGGGGTTGCTATTGCGGCCATACTGTGGGCATGGCTGCCACGCCGACGCTTCGATGGATGGCTGGCGCTGGTCGGGGTGGCGTTGCTGGCAGGGGCGCGGATGCTCATCGAAACGTTTCGCGCCACGCAAACCGTTTTGCCGGGGGGCTTTCGCGCGGTACAATTTGCGGCGTGGCTGATTTTGCTGGCGGCGCTGGCGCTGCTCGCCATGCTCGACCGCCCAGAATCACACCAATCCAGCAATTCAGGTAAATAA
- a CDS encoding TlpA family protein disulfide reductase codes for MTIWQRLFVLALLLGGAWLAVSRIPPLPNADAVDAALPAQPRAGFPAPDFEGQTLDGETVRLADFRGHPVVLNFWATWCGPCRFEMPAIERVAQAYADRGLVVLLINQGESPDAIRAFLQEMGITQTVVLDNGEIGAKQYRVRGLPTTVFIHPDGMIEDVVVGGPMSEAFLEEKVQSITP; via the coding sequence ATGACGATTTGGCAACGGCTTTTCGTTCTGGCGCTTCTTCTGGGGGGCGCGTGGCTGGCGGTTTCCCGCATTCCGCCTCTGCCCAACGCCGACGCCGTGGATGCGGCGCTACCGGCACAACCGCGCGCCGGCTTTCCCGCGCCCGATTTTGAAGGGCAAACATTGGACGGCGAGACCGTGCGGTTGGCGGATTTCCGCGGTCATCCCGTGGTGTTGAACTTTTGGGCGACCTGGTGCGGTCCATGCCGCTTTGAAATGCCGGCTATCGAGCGCGTGGCGCAAGCGTATGCCGACCGCGGATTGGTGGTCTTGCTCATCAATCAGGGCGAATCACCGGACGCGATTCGTGCATTTTTGCAAGAGATGGGTATTACACAAACCGTAGTGCTGGATAACGGCGAGATTGGTGCGAAGCAGTACCGCGTGCGCGGATTGCCCACCACCGTCTTCATTCATCCTGATGGGATGATTGAAGATGTGGTCGTTGGCGGTCCTATGAGTGAGGCGTTTTTGGAAGAAAAGGTGCAGAGCATTACACCGTAA
- a CDS encoding heavy metal translocating P-type ATPase produces MSEKQVTLPVQGMTCASCVRTVERNLKKVPGVKEVHVNLATERATVVLDEEEGAGVGDLVSKVKEIGYEVPTATVTIPVQGMTCASCVRTVERNLLKLPGVLSADVNLATGRATVTYIPTEITVRDIQQRVRDIGYESPDLTAEEEEMRDVEREARAAELAGLRRDLTVALVFGTPLLLLSMLPMVLPGVMETLLALVGSERVLWFVQLALATPVQFYAGRRFYRLAIKAARHGTTDMNTLVALGTSAAYFYSLAVTLAPSIFPEGTAHVYYETSAVIIALILLGRYLEARAKGETSEAIRRLMDLRAKTATVLRDGREVEVPVDEVQVGDVLLVKPGETVPVDGVIIEGRSTIDESMVTGESVPVEKGIGAQVIGGTVNRAGAFKMRATAVGKQTVLAHIIRLVEEAQGSKAPIQRLADQIAAIFVPTVLGIAALTFVVWFFFGPEPRLTYALVTTVAVLIIACPCALGLATPTAIMVGTGVGAQRGILIRSGEALETLHKVNAILLDKTGTLTVGKPSLTDVVPLNGYDANALLRLAAAAERRSEHPLAEAIVEAAQRQNGHTISEPERFESLTGHGVRALVEGHEVLIGNARLMVTEGISIDDFTAESERLAQEGKTPVFVAIDGRAAGILALADTVKESSRRAVATLQQMGIEVWMMTGDNRRTALAIARELGIPDSHVMAEVVPEQKAAKVKELQAQGKIVAMVGDGINDAPALAQADVGIAIGTGTDIAMEAADVTLMQGDLLKVVEAIQLSRATMRTIKGNLFWAFFYNVIGIPVAAGALYPFTGMLLNPMFAAAAMAFSSVFVVSNSLRLRNFKPELV; encoded by the coding sequence ATGAGCGAAAAACAGGTAACACTCCCGGTTCAGGGGATGACCTGCGCCTCGTGTGTGCGCACCGTGGAGCGCAACTTGAAAAAAGTGCCGGGTGTCAAAGAAGTGCATGTCAACTTGGCCACCGAGCGCGCCACAGTTGTGCTTGACGAAGAGGAAGGCGCAGGGGTCGGCGACCTGGTGAGCAAAGTCAAGGAAATTGGGTACGAAGTGCCTACCGCGACGGTCACGATTCCCGTGCAAGGGATGACCTGCGCTTCGTGTGTGCGCACTGTGGAGCGCAACCTGTTGAAACTGCCCGGCGTGCTCAGCGCCGATGTGAATCTGGCGACGGGACGCGCCACAGTCACCTACATTCCCACCGAAATTACCGTGCGCGATATTCAGCAGCGCGTGCGCGACATTGGCTATGAATCGCCTGATTTGACCGCTGAAGAGGAAGAAATGCGCGACGTTGAACGTGAGGCGCGCGCGGCCGAATTGGCCGGCTTGCGGCGCGACCTGACGGTGGCGCTGGTCTTCGGCACGCCGCTGTTGTTGCTGAGCATGTTGCCGATGGTGCTACCGGGGGTGATGGAAACGCTGCTGGCGCTAGTCGGTTCGGAGCGCGTGCTCTGGTTCGTGCAACTGGCGCTGGCAACCCCCGTGCAATTTTACGCCGGTCGGCGCTTCTATCGCCTGGCAATCAAAGCCGCCCGCCACGGCACAACCGACATGAATACGCTTGTGGCGTTGGGGACCAGCGCGGCGTACTTTTACAGCCTCGCCGTCACGCTCGCGCCCTCGATCTTCCCCGAAGGCACCGCGCATGTGTACTACGAAACCTCGGCGGTCATCATCGCGCTGATTTTGCTGGGGCGCTACCTGGAAGCACGCGCGAAAGGTGAAACCAGCGAGGCGATTCGCCGCCTGATGGATTTGCGCGCCAAAACCGCCACCGTTTTGCGTGATGGGCGCGAAGTTGAGGTGCCGGTTGATGAGGTGCAGGTGGGTGATGTTCTGCTGGTGAAGCCTGGGGAAACGGTACCCGTGGACGGCGTCATCATCGAGGGGCGCAGCACGATTGACGAAAGCATGGTGACGGGTGAGAGTGTGCCGGTTGAAAAAGGTATCGGCGCACAAGTGATTGGCGGGACCGTCAACCGCGCGGGGGCGTTCAAAATGCGCGCGACCGCCGTCGGCAAGCAAACGGTGCTAGCGCACATTATTCGGCTGGTGGAAGAAGCCCAAGGCTCAAAAGCCCCTATTCAGCGCCTCGCCGACCAGATTGCCGCCATTTTCGTGCCGACGGTGCTGGGCATTGCCGCGTTGACGTTTGTCGTCTGGTTCTTCTTTGGGCCGGAGCCCCGCTTGACCTATGCGCTGGTGACAACGGTGGCAGTCCTCATCATCGCCTGCCCGTGCGCGTTGGGGCTGGCAACGCCCACCGCCATCATGGTGGGCACAGGCGTTGGCGCTCAGCGCGGCATTCTCATTCGCAGTGGTGAGGCGTTGGAAACGCTCCACAAGGTCAATGCGATTTTGCTGGACAAGACGGGGACGCTGACGGTTGGCAAGCCATCGCTGACCGATGTGGTGCCGCTGAACGGGTATGACGCCAATGCGCTGTTGCGGCTGGCGGCCGCCGCCGAACGCCGTTCGGAGCACCCACTGGCGGAGGCGATTGTTGAAGCCGCGCAACGCCAAAATGGGCATACCATCTCCGAACCAGAACGGTTCGAGAGCCTGACCGGCCACGGCGTGCGGGCGTTGGTCGAAGGGCATGAGGTGTTGATTGGCAATGCGCGCTTGATGGTAACCGAAGGCATTTCCATTGATGATTTTACAGCCGAAAGTGAACGGCTGGCACAGGAAGGCAAAACGCCTGTCTTCGTGGCGATTGATGGGCGCGCCGCAGGCATTTTGGCGCTGGCGGATACGGTGAAAGAAAGCAGCCGCCGCGCGGTGGCCACTTTGCAGCAAATGGGCATTGAGGTCTGGATGATGACGGGTGACAATCGCCGCACGGCGCTGGCGATTGCCCGCGAACTGGGTATCCCTGACTCGCATGTGATGGCCGAGGTCGTGCCGGAGCAAAAAGCGGCAAAGGTGAAGGAACTGCAAGCGCAGGGCAAAATTGTTGCTATGGTGGGCGATGGCATCAACGATGCGCCCGCGCTGGCGCAAGCCGATGTGGGGATTGCTATCGGCACAGGGACGGATATTGCGATGGAAGCCGCGGATGTCACCCTGATGCAGGGCGACTTGTTGAAAGTGGTCGAGGCGATTCAGTTGAGCCGCGCCACCATGCGCACCATCAAAGGCAACCTGTTCTGGGCGTTTTTCTACAACGTGATTGGTATTCCCGTGGCGGCCGGGGCGCTCTACCCCTTCACGGGCATGCTGTTGAACCCGATGTTCGCCGCGGCGGCAATGGCGTTCAGCAGTGTCTTTGTGGTCAGTAACTCGCTCCGCCTGCGCAACTTCAAGCCCGAATTGGTTTAG